The following coding sequences lie in one Thermoanaerobaculia bacterium genomic window:
- a CDS encoding CPBP family intramembrane metalloprotease has translation MESEIHDAGVSNNTTLIILAWLSILLVSDLPDMAASLFGPVPSWLLPGKLVFLAVFLLVCSLWKMVRPLRPYALVMAVFFAMLSLSDVIRTSAWWAGLIDESTRSFTLAYLRPYLRDIGVTFVVILALWIVKRRRTDFFFVKGNLSAPIEPVRWLGIRSGESWKTFGWIFGLVAAAAVAFPTVFSLKPTVTEMGRIVPLLPAVILFAAINAFAEETYFRATLFSMLPGVIGRGHTHLINILFFGLAHWLYGSPPGLVGFLMTGFLAWIMGKAMVETRGFFWPWFIHFLPDVVVFLSYALLWVRG, from the coding sequence ATGGAATCTGAAATCCACGATGCCGGTGTTTCCAACAACACAACCTTGATTATTCTGGCATGGCTTTCCATTCTCCTTGTCTCCGATCTTCCCGACATGGCTGCCTCGCTTTTCGGGCCGGTGCCATCCTGGCTCCTCCCGGGGAAATTGGTCTTTCTGGCTGTTTTTCTTCTGGTTTGCTCCCTTTGGAAGATGGTTCGGCCCCTTCGGCCCTATGCCCTGGTCATGGCGGTATTTTTTGCCATGCTGTCTCTCTCCGACGTAATTCGCACGTCGGCCTGGTGGGCCGGTCTGATTGACGAATCGACCCGTTCGTTCACGCTGGCCTACCTTCGCCCCTATCTCAGGGATATCGGAGTCACCTTTGTGGTTATTCTCGCGCTCTGGATCGTCAAACGGCGGAGAACGGATTTTTTCTTCGTGAAGGGGAATCTATCCGCGCCCATCGAACCGGTTCGATGGCTGGGGATCCGCTCCGGGGAGTCGTGGAAGACCTTCGGCTGGATCTTCGGGCTGGTCGCGGCGGCGGCAGTGGCCTTTCCCACGGTTTTTTCCCTGAAGCCAACCGTAACGGAAATGGGAAGGATTGTGCCCCTCCTTCCTGCGGTGATTCTCTTTGCCGCGATCAACGCCTTTGCCGAGGAAACGTACTTTCGGGCGACCCTCTTTTCCATGCTTCCCGGGGTTATCGGCAGGGGGCATACTCACCTGATCAACATCCTCTTTTTCGGCCTTGCTCACTGGCTCTACGGTTCTCCCCCGGGGCTGGTCGGGTTCCTCATGACGGGTTTCCTGGCCTGGATTATGGGGAAGGCCATGGTGGAGACCCGGGGATTTTTCTGGCCCTGGTTCATCCACTTCCTTCCCGATGTCGTGGTATTCCTGTCTTATGCCCTTCTCTGGGTGAGGGGGTAA
- a CDS encoding DUF1579 domain-containing protein, which translates to MRLWTLILMGLLILGVAGLVLAQEAEAPAVDPQMQAMMALMEQYGTPGPEHKLLLEGVGTWDVASKYWMDPAAPPMESKGKSVQRAILGGRYIQYDYEGDAMGMPFQGYGLSGYDRYNKKYVSLWLDTWSTGFYFTEGTCDPENKVCTETGVWDDYTTGTKMKVKNVYTHINRDKFVMEMYMVMPDGKEVRTMELTYTRQK; encoded by the coding sequence ATGAGATTGTGGACTCTTATTCTTATGGGACTGTTGATCCTTGGCGTGGCCGGACTCGTTCTGGCCCAGGAAGCGGAAGCACCCGCCGTCGATCCCCAGATGCAGGCGATGATGGCCCTGATGGAGCAGTACGGCACGCCGGGACCGGAGCACAAGCTTCTCCTTGAGGGTGTCGGGACATGGGATGTGGCCTCCAAATACTGGATGGATCCCGCAGCTCCCCCGATGGAATCGAAGGGGAAGTCGGTTCAGCGGGCCATCCTGGGAGGCCGCTACATTCAGTACGACTACGAGGGCGATGCCATGGGAATGCCCTTCCAGGGGTACGGGCTTTCAGGGTACGACCGGTATAACAAAAAGTATGTCAGCCTCTGGCTAGACACCTGGAGCACGGGCTTTTACTTCACCGAGGGGACCTGCGATCCGGAAAACAAGGTCTGCACTGAAACCGGTGTATGGGATGACTACACCACCGGAACCAAGATGAAGGTCAAGAACGTCTACACCCACATCAACAGAGACAAGTTCGTCATGGAGATGTACATGGTGATGCCCGACGGCAAGGAAGTCCGAACGATGGAGCTGACCTACACCCGCCAGAAATAA
- a CDS encoding aconitase/3-isopropylmalate dehydratase large subunit family protein, which yields MAFTIIEKIFSRHSSDPVKPGAIIWLDIDVRTARDFAGANVVKNYRKNYGSDPVADVAKTYFTFDCNAPANTIPYANNQMTCRTFAEEQGIRVFDVDAGVGTHVLLDEGLVGPGDTAVGTDSHFNILGAVGVFGQGMGDTDIAFAFKTGKTWFEVPPSMKVTFTGSYSDPCTARDLTLKVMERLGTRGALNRAVEFLGPAIDELSLDGRITLCSQVTEMGGIIGFCLPGGEALEYVKARTGRTDFPDITPDPDASYIEELTIDLNNLEPLIARPGSPADVVPVRDVAGTRIHSVFIGSCTNGRVSDIEEVARVLKGKKVADGIMVKVVPTTKEAFGSLLKSGALEALYDAGAIVSNPGCGGCAAGQIGMTGKGEVAVSTTNRNFRGKQGDGETYLASPLTAAYSALTGKITVPEG from the coding sequence ATGGCCTTCACAATCATCGAAAAGATCTTTTCTCGACATTCCAGTGACCCGGTAAAGCCGGGTGCCATCATCTGGCTGGATATCGACGTTCGTACCGCGCGAGATTTCGCCGGCGCCAATGTCGTAAAGAATTACCGGAAGAATTACGGATCCGATCCGGTAGCCGATGTGGCGAAGACCTACTTCACCTTCGATTGCAACGCGCCGGCCAATACAATTCCCTACGCCAACAACCAGATGACATGCCGAACTTTCGCCGAAGAGCAGGGAATCCGGGTCTTTGATGTGGATGCCGGGGTTGGAACCCACGTCCTCCTGGACGAAGGTCTCGTCGGACCTGGGGACACGGCCGTCGGAACCGATTCCCACTTCAACATCCTGGGTGCTGTGGGCGTTTTCGGCCAGGGGATGGGCGATACGGACATCGCCTTTGCCTTCAAAACAGGAAAGACCTGGTTCGAGGTACCACCCTCGATGAAGGTCACCTTCACCGGTTCATACTCCGATCCCTGTACAGCCAGGGACCTGACGCTTAAGGTCATGGAACGACTGGGAACACGGGGCGCCCTGAACCGTGCCGTCGAGTTTCTCGGGCCCGCCATCGACGAGCTCTCCCTGGACGGAAGGATCACCCTCTGCAGCCAGGTCACCGAGATGGGCGGCATCATCGGGTTCTGCCTGCCCGGAGGGGAAGCTCTCGAATACGTGAAGGCCCGAACCGGCAGGACCGACTTTCCCGACATCACACCCGACCCCGACGCTTCCTATATCGAGGAGCTCACGATCGATCTGAACAACCTGGAACCTCTCATCGCCCGGCCCGGCTCCCCGGCCGATGTCGTGCCCGTCAGGGATGTGGCCGGTACACGGATCCACTCGGTCTTTATCGGATCCTGCACCAACGGAAGGGTCTCGGACATCGAAGAGGTCGCCCGGGTCCTGAAGGGGAAGAAGGTGGCCGATGGCATCATGGTCAAGGTGGTCCCCACCACCAAGGAAGCCTTCGGGAGCCTTCTCAAGTCGGGTGCCCTGGAGGCCCTCTACGACGCCGGGGCGATCGTCTCCAACCCGGGCTGCGGCGGATGCGCCGCAGGCCAGATCGGCATGACGGGAAAGGGAGAGGTTGCCGTCTCCACGACAAACCGGAACTTCCGCGGCAAGCAGGGCGACGGGGAAACCTACCTCGCCAGCCCCTTAACCGCCGCCTACTCCGCCCTCACAGGCAAAATCACGGTCCCGGAGGGGTAG
- a CDS encoding sodium:solute symporter family protein, translated as MTIYLWLLVAYLAVLTVFNFLRARKVKTQDDMMVAGRSLPLRVMVFTLICTWIGSGTFIAGAEYAAQAGFTSLWLAAGAWVGIILIYFLAGKIRTFGQYTIGDILEVRYGPVARILGAIALIISFTAIVSYQFVAGGFILNVITDGAISDSTGTLITAAFVILFTALAGMVAVAYTDLPNGIIILLACITSVPFVYAAAGGLSGAMQVLPAGHFQIVNETFGAHPILKAGGYFLSTLLLLLGIQSMYQKFYSARTPKDAKQAVLLWVIGTIFVETVVVIIAVFAYSKFQDRLDLTIPKEGGKLVLMAARELVPLPIGILLLGAACAVVISTGMNYLLSPTTNIMRDVYQRFINKDASQGSMVALQKVFVVLLGVVAFFLATRLTSVLSMSYFAYTIYGVAITPALIAALAWKRATKTAGIVSMSLGIIVTLGLKIFTAVRPDLCPGGDPYGIPMIYPAFAVSFLALVIVSYLTPPPSKETLASFFPEK; from the coding sequence GTGACGATCTACCTCTGGCTCCTGGTTGCTTACCTGGCTGTCCTGACGGTCTTTAATTTTCTCCGCGCCCGCAAGGTGAAGACGCAGGATGACATGATGGTTGCGGGCCGGTCCCTGCCGCTTCGGGTCATGGTCTTTACGTTGATCTGCACGTGGATCGGCTCGGGAACCTTCATCGCCGGAGCGGAGTACGCCGCCCAGGCCGGATTCACGAGCCTCTGGCTCGCCGCGGGCGCCTGGGTCGGAATTATCCTCATCTACTTTCTGGCCGGGAAAATCCGCACCTTCGGCCAGTACACCATCGGTGACATCCTGGAAGTCCGGTACGGTCCTGTAGCCCGCATCCTCGGGGCCATCGCCCTGATTATCTCCTTCACAGCCATCGTATCCTACCAGTTCGTGGCGGGTGGATTTATCCTTAACGTCATCACGGACGGAGCCATCTCCGATTCCACGGGAACCCTGATCACGGCCGCCTTCGTCATCCTCTTCACCGCCCTGGCGGGTATGGTAGCCGTGGCCTATACCGACCTGCCCAACGGCATCATTATTCTCCTGGCCTGCATCACCTCGGTCCCCTTCGTCTACGCGGCGGCCGGCGGTCTTTCCGGCGCCATGCAGGTCCTTCCCGCCGGTCACTTTCAGATCGTGAACGAAACGTTTGGAGCCCACCCGATCCTCAAAGCGGGAGGGTACTTCCTGAGCACGCTCCTCCTCCTCCTGGGCATCCAGTCGATGTACCAGAAGTTCTATTCGGCCAGGACCCCCAAGGATGCGAAGCAGGCTGTCCTCCTCTGGGTCATTGGAACGATCTTCGTCGAAACGGTTGTCGTGATCATTGCCGTTTTCGCCTACAGCAAATTCCAGGATCGTCTCGACCTCACGATCCCCAAGGAGGGAGGAAAGCTGGTCCTCATGGCCGCACGGGAGCTGGTTCCCCTGCCCATTGGAATCCTTCTCCTGGGCGCCGCCTGCGCCGTTGTCATCTCCACGGGAATGAACTACCTTCTCTCCCCCACAACCAACATCATGCGCGACGTTTACCAGCGCTTTATCAACAAGGACGCCAGCCAGGGATCAATGGTCGCACTCCAGAAGGTATTCGTGGTTCTCCTGGGGGTCGTAGCCTTCTTCCTGGCAACCCGCCTCACGTCAGTCCTTTCCATGAGCTACTTCGCCTACACGATCTACGGCGTGGCCATCACGCCAGCCCTGATCGCCGCCCTGGCCTGGAAGCGAGCGACAAAGACAGCGGGTATCGTCTCGATGTCTCTGGGAATCATCGTCACCCTCGGCCTCAAGATCTTCACTGCGGTCCGTCCCGATCTCTGCCCCGGCGGCGACCCCTACGGCATTCCCATGATCTACCCGGCCTTTGCCGTATCCTTCCTGGCGCTGGTCATCGTCTCCTACCTGACCCCCCCTCCGTCCAAAGAGACCCTCGCATCCTTCTTCCCGGAGAAATAA
- a CDS encoding right-handed parallel beta-helix repeat-containing protein, with amino-acid sequence MTWRYTDSGMIVTSFLRTPSRFRFSLPVLILVSTILPLTLDAATLQVGPGKTYASLQEVVDLVNPGDVVEVDGDHTYPGGVIFERPGLPGSPITIRGISINGNRPILSGGTNTITFSTPNPNVPDDGANHYILENFEITAGSFRGIFHQADDLTVRDTLVHDCPAHGILGADQGSGSATLERVEVYHCGNDGSQHQIYMATDEVHHPGSVFRMVHCYIHDGNGGNNVKSRAERNEIYYNWIEGAYYHELELIGPDPGGAPDEWSEGLVREDSDVVGNVLVKRNDFAVIRPGGDGTGQSNGRYRFVNNTIIPGSGVVFRIFDGIQSIEMHGNVLFRAGGGAVNVTRTVEAEWTDGEQMVGTDNWVTTGSTNIPSGWTGTLTGSDPGFSDLPANDLLPAPGSPLLDHAEADLPTHPDFPFPEPLPVPRTHPPGHSVPDPGDPLPRPFDCRLDIGALERPISPSVVAFLTLASDGTLTWDAVPSATAYDVVKGDLMLLRAGNGDFTGSLLDCLVNDGSSPATSDSNMPLAGEGWYYLVRAAAPTEGSYDCGCAGQPVSRDTHIAASLNACP; translated from the coding sequence ATGACCTGGCGGTACACTGATTCCGGGATGATCGTGACCAGCTTTCTACGTACCCCTTCGAGATTCAGATTTTCGCTTCCTGTACTCATTCTTGTCAGCACGATTCTACCGCTCACCTTAGATGCCGCGACGCTCCAGGTGGGACCGGGAAAGACCTATGCCAGTCTCCAGGAAGTCGTGGATCTGGTCAACCCGGGGGATGTCGTGGAGGTAGACGGGGACCACACTTACCCCGGAGGAGTCATCTTCGAGCGGCCCGGCCTGCCCGGGTCTCCCATTACCATCAGGGGGATTTCCATCAATGGAAACCGGCCGATCCTCTCCGGAGGAACCAATACGATCACCTTTTCCACTCCGAACCCAAATGTTCCCGACGATGGCGCCAACCACTACATCCTGGAGAACTTCGAGATTACGGCAGGGTCCTTCCGCGGCATCTTTCACCAGGCCGACGACCTCACCGTCCGGGACACCCTCGTCCACGATTGCCCGGCCCATGGAATTCTGGGAGCCGACCAGGGCTCGGGTTCGGCCACTCTGGAAAGAGTGGAGGTCTACCACTGCGGGAACGACGGGAGCCAGCACCAGATTTACATGGCCACCGATGAAGTCCACCACCCGGGGAGCGTCTTCCGGATGGTTCACTGCTACATCCACGACGGCAACGGGGGAAACAACGTCAAGAGCCGGGCCGAGCGCAACGAAATCTATTACAACTGGATTGAAGGTGCCTACTATCACGAGCTGGAGCTGATCGGGCCCGACCCGGGAGGTGCGCCGGACGAATGGAGCGAAGGCCTGGTCCGGGAGGATTCCGACGTCGTGGGGAATGTCCTGGTCAAACGGAACGACTTTGCGGTGATCCGGCCGGGGGGTGACGGAACGGGTCAGAGCAACGGCCGGTACCGGTTCGTGAATAACACGATCATTCCCGGGTCCGGCGTCGTCTTCCGCATCTTCGACGGGATTCAGAGCATCGAAATGCATGGTAATGTCCTCTTCCGGGCGGGAGGCGGAGCCGTGAACGTCACACGGACCGTGGAAGCGGAATGGACAGACGGGGAGCAGATGGTGGGCACGGACAACTGGGTCACCACGGGATCGACCAATATTCCTTCCGGATGGACGGGAACTCTAACCGGCTCCGATCCCGGCTTTTCGGATCTTCCGGCCAACGACCTCCTCCCTGCGCCGGGAAGTCCCCTTCTGGACCATGCGGAAGCGGATCTGCCCACCCATCCCGATTTCCCCTTCCCCGAGCCCCTTCCCGTGCCCCGTACCCACCCCCCCGGTCATTCGGTTCCCGATCCCGGCGACCCTCTGCCCCGCCCCTTCGACTGCCGCCTTGACATCGGCGCCCTGGAGCGGCCGATCTCACCCTCCGTTGTTGCCTTCCTGACCCTTGCATCCGATGGAACTCTCACCTGGGACGCGGTTCCCTCCGCGACGGCCTACGATGTCGTCAAGGGAGACCTGATGCTTCTTCGGGCGGGAAACGGGGACTTCACCGGAAGCCTCCTTGACTGTCTTGTGAATGATGGATCGTCTCCCGCGACATCCGATTCGAATATGCCCCTTGCCGGGGAGGGATGGTATTACCTGGTCCGGGCGGCGGCCCCGACAGAAGGATCCTACGACTGCGGCTGTGCGGGTCAGCCGGTCTCCCGGGACACACACATAGCGGCATCCCTCAACGCCTGTCCCTGA
- a CDS encoding radical SAM protein — protein sequence MRDKTMDQPSIDLTRARIALEVTSYCNLRCAMCPLKTMKRGFVHMDLDLLHKLHREIREMGVKVRWLHEMGEPLIYPHIIEALNLFPEVTLSTHGGLLKESVSEKILTTPLEHIRICLDTVNPEIYPKIRIGGKFDVVVENTRRFLELARGKPIDIQIQRMITRITLKESVKDFERLFNLKDYPNARVIEKTCEALDTTDATELHGVYAGCFQGGPFNWFVVLADGTVTHCCYDYEGHQIIGNAREESIVEIAKSPVLKSIHDAFLNHDFSYLPRCAECFKHQGEVTIYPTWLYRLVRQLPFRDVLRKKMFRRGGS from the coding sequence ATGAGAGATAAAACAATGGATCAGCCCTCCATCGACCTGACCCGCGCGCGGATCGCTCTCGAAGTCACCTCCTACTGCAACCTGCGGTGCGCCATGTGTCCCCTGAAGACGATGAAGCGGGGCTTCGTCCACATGGACCTGGACCTTCTTCATAAACTGCACCGCGAAATCCGGGAAATGGGCGTGAAGGTGCGCTGGCTTCACGAGATGGGGGAACCCCTGATCTATCCCCACATCATCGAGGCCCTGAACCTCTTTCCCGAGGTAACCCTCTCCACCCACGGCGGCCTCCTGAAGGAATCCGTCTCGGAAAAGATCCTCACGACCCCCCTGGAGCATATCCGAATCTGCCTCGACACGGTTAATCCGGAGATCTACCCAAAGATCCGGATCGGAGGCAAGTTCGATGTTGTCGTGGAAAACACGCGCCGTTTCCTCGAACTTGCCCGGGGAAAGCCCATCGACATTCAGATTCAGCGAATGATCACCCGGATCACCTTGAAGGAATCGGTGAAGGATTTCGAGCGGCTTTTCAACCTGAAGGACTACCCTAACGCCCGTGTCATCGAAAAGACCTGCGAAGCCCTGGACACGACAGACGCCACGGAGCTTCACGGTGTATACGCCGGATGCTTCCAGGGCGGCCCCTTCAACTGGTTCGTCGTCCTGGCTGACGGAACGGTCACCCACTGCTGTTACGACTACGAGGGCCACCAGATCATCGGGAATGCCCGGGAGGAATCGATCGTCGAAATCGCGAAGAGCCCGGTCCTGAAGTCGATCCACGACGCTTTCCTCAACCACGACTTCTCCTACCTTCCCCGGTGCGCCGAGTGCTTCAAGCACCAGGGCGAAGTAACCATCTATCCCACCTGGCTCTACCGCCTTGTCCGCCAGCTTCCCTTCCGAGACGTTCTCCGGAAAAAGATGTTCCGCCGGGGCGGTTCCTGA
- a CDS encoding biotin/lipoyl-binding protein — translation MKRERFHVGQDIWEVDVESRENRITVRRGEDTLEAAISGPLVTLNGRTIRAAQVTVKDHTYLHIDGHAIHLQRSISSGGEDAAAASFDGKIRPPMPGNVVKVLVQPGDTVTQGQPLIIIESMKMEHPVTAPVEGTVTAVNVAAGELAELAKVMVEMAVED, via the coding sequence ATGAAACGAGAACGATTTCACGTCGGTCAGGATATCTGGGAAGTGGATGTCGAGTCCCGGGAAAACCGGATCACCGTCCGCCGGGGAGAAGACACCCTGGAAGCCGCCATATCCGGCCCCCTGGTTACGCTTAACGGACGGACAATCCGGGCGGCCCAGGTAACGGTTAAGGACCATACCTATCTCCACATCGACGGCCACGCGATTCACCTTCAGCGCTCGATCAGCTCCGGAGGAGAAGATGCCGCAGCCGCCTCCTTCGACGGGAAGATCCGGCCCCCGATGCCCGGAAACGTCGTGAAGGTCCTGGTTCAGCCGGGCGACACGGTGACTCAGGGACAACCCCTCATCATCATCGAATCGATGAAGATGGAACACCCGGTCACAGCTCCGGTGGAAGGAACCGTCACGGCCGTTAACGTTGCGGCGGGAGAACTTGCAGAACTGGCTAAAGTCATGGTGGAAATGGCGGTGGAGGACTGA
- a CDS encoding acetyl-CoA carboxylase biotin carboxylase subunit — MGEIKKILVANRGEIAVRIIRAIKELGLTSVAVYSEADTGSLHVLEADESCLIGPPPPLQSYLDMDRIIEAARSCGADAIHPGYGFLAENPAFSGKVRDAGLVFIGPPAEAIRLMGDKLEARALAKRAGVPITPGSDGPVDLEHARRIAGDIGFPVLIKAAHGGGGKGMHIVRKPDDLQEALETSIRESSSAFGSSTVYLEKYLEEPRHIEVQVLADSHGTVLHLFERECSVQRRHQKIIEETPSMALTPELRTRMTEAAVALAREAGYVNAGTVEFLFSKGEFYFLEMNTRIQVEHPVTEMVTGVDLVKWQIRIARGEKLTLKQEDLRQQGHSIECRVYAENPEANFLPAPGTLHLVREPSGPGIRVDSGIRSGFTVPAVYDPILSKVVTWAETRDDAIDRMDLALKEYVVLGTPTIIPYLRDVLAHEVFRSGHYDTHFVGDHMNGWKNEIPEELLLLACGLAVEGQGAPANGSGTSSRASGPPPTPWQTLGRFRLGERS; from the coding sequence ATGGGTGAAATAAAGAAAATTCTGGTAGCCAACCGGGGCGAAATCGCCGTCCGGATCATTCGGGCCATCAAGGAGCTGGGCCTGACATCGGTGGCCGTGTACAGTGAAGCCGATACCGGGAGCCTGCACGTTCTGGAGGCAGACGAATCATGTCTCATCGGCCCCCCCCCGCCTCTGCAGAGCTATCTGGATATGGACCGGATCATCGAAGCCGCCCGCTCCTGCGGAGCCGACGCCATCCACCCCGGGTACGGTTTCCTGGCGGAAAACCCGGCCTTTTCAGGAAAGGTCCGGGACGCGGGCCTCGTCTTCATCGGGCCTCCCGCCGAAGCCATCCGCCTGATGGGGGACAAGCTCGAGGCCCGGGCCCTGGCCAAACGGGCCGGTGTTCCCATCACGCCGGGAAGTGACGGTCCCGTCGACCTGGAGCATGCACGCAGGATCGCAGGGGACATCGGTTTTCCCGTTCTCATTAAGGCGGCTCACGGCGGCGGGGGTAAAGGCATGCATATCGTCCGAAAGCCCGATGACCTCCAGGAGGCCCTGGAAACAAGTATTCGGGAGTCTTCCTCCGCCTTCGGTTCCTCCACGGTCTATCTCGAAAAGTACCTCGAAGAGCCGCGTCACATCGAGGTCCAGGTTCTGGCCGACAGCCACGGCACCGTGCTCCATCTCTTCGAGAGGGAGTGCTCGGTCCAGCGCCGCCACCAGAAAATCATCGAAGAGACACCCTCTATGGCCCTCACCCCGGAGCTGCGGACCCGGATGACGGAGGCCGCCGTGGCCCTGGCCCGGGAAGCCGGCTACGTCAACGCGGGGACGGTGGAATTTCTCTTCTCCAAAGGGGAATTCTACTTCCTCGAAATGAACACAAGAATCCAGGTGGAGCACCCGGTCACCGAAATGGTGACGGGAGTCGACCTGGTGAAATGGCAGATCCGGATCGCCCGCGGGGAGAAGCTGACCCTGAAACAGGAAGATCTCCGTCAGCAGGGACACAGCATCGAATGCCGGGTCTACGCCGAAAACCCGGAAGCCAACTTTCTCCCGGCTCCCGGGACCCTCCATCTCGTCCGTGAGCCCTCGGGTCCGGGGATCCGCGTCGATTCGGGAATCCGAAGCGGCTTCACCGTGCCCGCTGTCTACGATCCCATCCTCTCCAAGGTTGTGACCTGGGCCGAGACCCGGGATGACGCCATCGACCGGATGGACCTCGCCCTCAAGGAGTACGTCGTCCTGGGAACTCCCACGATCATCCCCTATCTTCGGGACGTCCTGGCCCACGAGGTCTTCCGCTCGGGCCACTACGACACCCACTTTGTGGGCGACCACATGAACGGGTGGAAAAACGAGATCCCGGAAGAACTCCTTCTTCTGGCCTGCGGGCTGGCGGTGGAGGGTCAGGGTGCACCGGCAAACGGAAGCGGCACCTCATCGCGTGCTTCGGGTCCGCCGCCGACACCCTGGCAGACTCTGGGCCGATTCCGACTGGGGGAGCGATCATGA
- a CDS encoding enoyl-CoA hydratase-related protein: MKSIHAHTMEGVAEVTLDRREVRNAFNDEVIGEFLETWKILASDSDLRAMILRTAGDTFCSGADLKWMKAMAGFGKEENLADAGHLYDCMDGLFRLPVPTVCRVQGPAFGGALGLIAACDIVIASSEASFAFTEVRLGLAPAVISPFVARKLDPAFLREVFLTGRRFSAIEARDHGLVTEVVGPEELDIAVDKTVLHLLKGSPEAQKAIKELLDHLPFPSREEERRFTSALIADLRAGKDGQEGITAFFERRNPRWVK; this comes from the coding sequence ATGAAGTCAATCCATGCACATACAATGGAAGGGGTTGCCGAGGTAACCCTCGATCGCCGGGAGGTCCGAAATGCCTTCAACGACGAGGTGATCGGAGAGTTTCTCGAAACCTGGAAAATCCTTGCCTCCGATTCAGACCTTCGCGCCATGATCCTGCGGACTGCGGGTGACACCTTCTGTTCCGGTGCCGATCTGAAGTGGATGAAGGCCATGGCGGGTTTTGGAAAAGAGGAAAATCTGGCGGATGCCGGTCATCTCTACGACTGCATGGATGGTCTCTTCCGCCTTCCGGTCCCAACCGTGTGCCGGGTGCAGGGACCGGCCTTCGGCGGCGCTCTCGGCCTGATCGCCGCCTGCGACATCGTGATTGCTTCCTCGGAAGCAAGCTTTGCATTCACCGAGGTCCGTCTCGGTCTCGCTCCGGCCGTCATTTCTCCCTTTGTCGCCCGGAAGCTGGACCCCGCCTTTCTCCGCGAAGTCTTTCTGACCGGCCGGAGATTTTCAGCGATCGAAGCGCGGGATCACGGGCTCGTCACCGAGGTTGTCGGTCCGGAGGAGCTTGATATAGCTGTGGATAAGACGGTCCTCCACCTTCTCAAGGGGAGCCCGGAAGCTCAGAAGGCCATTAAAGAACTGCTGGACCATTTGCCCTTCCCCTCCCGGGAAGAAGAACGCCGATTCACATCTGCCCTGATCGCTGACCTGAGGGCCGGAAAGGATGGTCAGGAAGGAATTACCGCTTTTTTTGAACGGAGGAATCCGCGATGGGTGAAATAA